The following are from one region of the Capsicum annuum cultivar UCD-10X-F1 chromosome 1, UCD10Xv1.1, whole genome shotgun sequence genome:
- the LOC107853408 gene encoding premnaspirodiene oxygenase yields MIAILDQIHYGLYINLTRYLIRNIHLKKKTLLSDLRHCDSMEILYIHYNLVSILIFLLPLFVVVRKWKKMNQRSLPPGPWKLPIIGSMHHLIGALPHHTTNLAKKYGPLMHLKLGEVDAVIVSSPRLAKEFLKVHDLSFAARFKIAASDVVFYHQKDIVFAEHGDYWKCMRKICISELLSVKMVKSFSLIRQDEVHNLVASIRSTPNNVVNMTEKALKLTSSVICRSALGEVFDDRDNLLMLMREVLVLLAGFDMVDLFPSWKLLHEIRGKRKRLMNMHHKLDVILENIINDHKENKAYGKKGNSEFGGEDLVDVLLRVMENNELPFPMTNDNIKAFILDMFFGGTETSATTIQWALAELMKNPNIMAKAQAEVRWFYKEKTDVDDNDIEKLKYLKCVVKERLRFHPPGPLLPPRECLKETTIDVYTIPLKTKVIVNGWAMGRDPENWDDPESFVPERFENNSVDFKGSHYQFIPFGAGSRICPGIQYSSADVMYPLAQLLYHFDWKLPHGMKPEDLDMTETFGVTARRKNDLHLIAIPRDLSQP; encoded by the exons ATGATAGCAATACTTGATCAAATACATTATGGGCTATATATAAATTTGACACGCTACCTAATTAGAAACattcacttaaaaaaaaaaactcttctttCTGATCTTCGTCATTGTGATAGTATGGAGATTTTGTACATCCATTACAACTTagtttcaattttgattttcttgttacCTCTATTTGTTGTTGttagaaaatggaaaaaaatgaaCCAAAGATCATTGCCACCAGGTCCATGGAAATTGCCTATTATTGGAAGTATGCATCACCTTATTGGAGCACTTCCACATCATACTAcaaatttagccaaaaaatatGGGCCATTGATGCACTTGAAGCTAGGGGAAGTTGATGCAGTTATAGTATCATCTCCTCGTTTGGCAAAAGAGTTTTTAAAAGTTCATGACCTTTCTTTTGCAGCGAGGTTTAAGATTGCGGCCTCTGATGTAGTCTTTTATCATCAAAAAGACATTGTATTTGCAGAACATGGCGATTACTGGAAATGTATGCGCAAAATATGCATCTCAGAGCTACTCAGTGTGAAGATGGTCAAGTCGTTTAGTTTGATTCGACAAGATGAGGTTCATAATCTTGTTGCATCAATTCGTTCAACGCCTAATAATGTGGTTAACATGACTGAAAAGGCTCTTAAACTTACCAGCTCCGTGATTTGTAGATCAGCTTTAGGAGAAGTATTTGACGATCGAGATAATTTGTTGATGCTAATGAGGGAAGTACTAGTCTTATTAGCGGGATTCGATATGGTAGATCTCTTTCCTTCTTGGAAACTACTTCACGAAATCCGTGGAAAGAGAAAAAGATTGATGAATATGCATCATAAGCTTGATGTAATATTGGAGAATATTATTAATGATCATAAAGAGAATAAAGCATACGGGAAAAAAGGCAACAGTGAGTTTGGGGGTGAAGATTTGGTTGACGTTTTACTTAGAGTTATGGAGAATAATGAACTTCCATTTCCTATGACAAATGACAACATCAAAGCATTCATTCTT GACATGTTCTTCGGTGGAACTGAAACTTCAGCAACAACAATACAATGGGCATTAGCTGAACTGATGAAGAACCCAAATATCATGGCCAAAGCACAGGCAGAAGTGAGATGGTTCTATAAAGAGAAGACAGATGTCGATGACAATGATATCGAAAAGTTGAAATATCTCAAGTGTGTGGtcaaagaaaggctaaggtttcacCCTCCAGGTCCCCTTTTACCTCCAAGAGAATGCCTGAAGGAAACAACAATTGACGTATACACTATCCCTCTTAAAACCAAAGTGATTGTTAACGGTTGGGCCATGGGAAGAGATCCTGAAAATTGGGATGACCCTGAAAGTTTCGTGCCAGAGAGATTTGAAAACAATTCCGTGGATTTTAAGGGAAGTCACTATCAATTTATTCCATTCGGTGCAGGAAGCAGGATTTGTCCTGGAATTCAGTATAGCTCAGCCGATGTGATGTATCCGTTAGCACAGTTGCTTTATCACTTCGACTGGAAACTTCCTCATGGAATGAAACCTGAGGATTTAGATATGACTGAAACATTTGGAGTAACTGCAAGGAGGAAAAATGATCTTCACTTGATCGCCATTCCGCGTGATTTGTCACAACCTTGA